In a single window of the Thunnus maccoyii chromosome 7, fThuMac1.1, whole genome shotgun sequence genome:
- the dab1a gene encoding DAB adaptor protein 1a isoform X5, with protein sequence MSTETELQPAVRPSSVRRDSKRKGQDRSEAALIRRFKGDGVRYKAKLIGLDEVTAARGDKLCQDSMMKLKGIAAAARSKGEHKQKVFLTVSFGGIKIFDEKSGVLQHHHAVHEISYIAKDITDHRAFGYVCGKEGNHRFVAIKTAQSAEPVILDLRDLFQLIYEIKQREEMEKKAQKDKQCEQAVYQNGHQNTSHHHHYHDQPHQQEKTVAEANLIDLGLDMVTQNINQLEIFGDMSTPPDITSPSTPASPANTLDPSQGLQPPTELFAPFNPASVPSGYVTMGAVPPGHWSQQAFAAQTPLAFGVQSPLGPVAQVLPGGQPLIWGQANIFPATQQQWAAMAAGAFPPTAYLPAQPVGTLPAAMFQTLAPVTTVTPAGESHLGAGASASAPSPSASSSPQHGERGKKMAKEMFKDFQLAKPPAMPSKKGEQPNLAGTSEAFSTYFSRVGTAQDTDDCDDFDISQMNLTPVTSTTPSTNSPPTPAPRKSSPSKSSASHVSDPPTDATDPPTDDSFGEAEGSPSRSGEEDAQGKDPLYAQINKGKK encoded by the exons ggcAGGATCGCAGCGAGGCGGCTCTCATCAGGCGTTTTAAGGGCGATGGCGTCCGCTACAAGGCCAAGCTCATCGGCCTGGATGAGGTCACCGCAGCCCGTGGAGACAAACTGTGCCAGGACTCGATGATGAAGCTCAAG GGTATAGCTGCAGCAGCGAGGTCTAAAGgagaacacaaacagaaagtgTTTCTGACTGTTTCCTTTGGAGGGATCAAGATCTTTGATGAGAAGTCAGGG GTCCTTCAACACCACCATGCGGTCCATGAGATCTCCTACATTGCCAAGGACATCACGGACCACAGAGCCTTTGGCTATGTCTGCGGGAAGGAAGGGAACCACCGCTTCGTAGCTATCAAGACTGCACAGTCG GCTGAGCCTGTGATTCTGGACCTGCGGGACTTGTTCCAGCTCATCTATGAGataaagcagagagaggagatggagaagaagGCCCAGAAAGACAAGCAGTGTGAGCAGGCGGTCTACCAG AACGGACATCAAAACACCTCCcaccatcatcattatcatgATCAACCCCACCAACAAGAAAAAACTGTGGCAGAGGCAAATCTGATAGACTTAGGCCTGGATATGGTGACTCAG AATATCAACCAATTAGAGATTTTTGGAGACATGTCCACACCTCCTGACATCACCTCTCCATCG ACCCCTGCCTCTCCAGCCAACACCCTCGACCCGTCGCAGGGCCTGCAGCCTCCCACGGAACTGTTTGCTCCCTTCAATCCCGCGTCTGTGCCCTCAG GTTATGTGACGATGGGAGCAGTACCACCTGGCCACTGGTCCCAGCAGGCGTTTGCAGCCCAAACACCACTGGCCTTTGGGGTCCAGTCTCCTCTAGGTCCAGTAGCCCAGGTGCTGCCAGGTGGCCAGCCTCTCATCTGGGGCCAGGCCAACATCTTCCCTGCCACCCAGCAGCAGTGGGCAGCCATGGCAGCCGGAGCCTTCCCCCCTACAGCCTACCTCCCTGCCCAACCTGTGGGCACCCTGCCCGCCGCCATGTTCCAGACTCTCGCCCCTGTCACGACTGTGACTCCAGCCGGCGAGAGCCATTTAGGTGCAGGAGCCAGCGCCTCAGCCCCCTCTCCTTCAGCGTCGTCGAGTCCGCAACACGGGGAGCGGGGGAAGAAGATGGCCAAGGAGATGTTCAAG GATTTTCAGCTGGCAAAGCCTCCGGCCATGCCATCAAAGAAGGGTGAACAGCCCAACTTAGCAGGAACCTCAGAGGCATTCAGCACTTACTTCAGCCGTGTGGGCACTGCCCAGGACACGGATGACTGTGACGACTTCGACATTTCCCAAATGAATCTGACACCAGTCACCTCCACAACACCATCCACCAACTCAC CACCCACCCCAGCTCCCAGGAAGAGCTCTCCCTCCAAGTCCTCCGCCTCCCATGTCAGCGACCCCCCCACCGACGCCACAGATCCCCCCACAGACGACTCGTTTGGGGAAGCAGAGGGCAGCCCTAGTCGCAGTGGAGAGGAAGatgct